A portion of the Brachionichthys hirsutus isolate HB-005 chromosome 6, CSIRO-AGI_Bhir_v1, whole genome shotgun sequence genome contains these proteins:
- the LOC137894578 gene encoding heterogeneous nuclear ribonucleoprotein A0-like: MSTTLTKLFVGGLNVETTKEGLGTYFEQYGTLSDCVVVMNQPLGRSRCFGFITYSAPEEADAAMAAKPHFVEGQEVELKRAISREEANNPDIIANVKKIFVGGVKDHIEAENLTEYFSQFGVVEKAEIISDKQTGKKRGFGFVFFEDTDSATKAVLTRYHVISGNKVEVKKAMTKQEMSSGGRGGRGRGRGMQSYGGGRGGGYSYGGGYGGNYGGGGGGGYGYGGYNGGGEGGYGYGGYNEYENQMGAGYSNGDFGDGYGQQQSNYGSVKGGSYSYRSGAPYNRGGPAGGGGGGYGRGGGGGGYGGY; encoded by the coding sequence ATGTCGACTACACTGACGAAGCTGTTTGTCGGAGGCCTCAACGTGGAGACGACGAAAGAAGGCCTCGGGACGTATTTCGAGCAGTACGGGACGCTCAGCGACTGCGTCGTGGTCATGAACCAGCCGCTCGGGCGGTCCCGTTGTTTCGGCTTTATCACCTACTCCGCGCCGGAGGAGGCCGACGCAGCAATGGCGGCTAAACCACACTTCGTCGAAGGCCAGGAGGTGGAATTGAAAAGGGCCATATCACGGGAGGAGGCCAACAACCCGGACATCATCGCCAACGTGAAGAAGATCTTCGTCGGCGGCGTGAAAGACCACATCGAGGCGGAAAACCTCACCGAGTATTTCTCTCAGTTCGGCGTGGTCGAGAAAGCCGAGATCATCTCGGACAAGCAGACGGGAAAGAAGCGAGGCTTCGGCTTTGTCTTCTTCGAGGACACGGACTCCGCCACCAAAGCGGTGCTCACCAGATATCACGTCATCAGCGGCAACAAGGTGGAGGTGAAGAAGGCCATGACCAAGCAGGAAATGTCCTCCGGCGGCCGGGGAGGCAGAGGTCGAGGACGGGGGATGCAGAGCTATGGCggcggaagaggaggaggttaCAGCTACGGAGGCGGCTACGGCGGCAATtacggtggcggcggcggcggcggctacgGCTACGGTGGCTACAATGGCGGCGGAGAAGGAGGATATGGGTACGGGGGATACAACGAATACGAAAACCAAATGGGGGCCGGCTACAGTAACGGGGACTTCGGGGACGGTTACGGACAGCAGCAGTCTAATTACGGTTCGGTGAAGGGCGGCAGCTACTCGTACCGGAGCGGGGCTCCGTACAACAGAGGCGGCCCGgccggaggcggcggcggcggatacGGcaggggcggcggcggcggcggatacGGCGGCTACtag
- the LOC137894622 gene encoding heterogeneous nuclear ribonucleoprotein A0-like isoform X1: MSDQLCKLFVGGLNVDTDDDGLRKHFEQYGTLTDCVVVVNKALHRSRCFGFVTYSTPEEADAAMAARPHTVDNNSVEVKRAVAREDANRPEALAKVKKIFVGGLKDDIDEEQLSEYFLQYGEIEKAEVISEKDTGKKRGFGFVYFNDHDAADKAVVVKFHTINGHKVEVKKALTRQEMQASSRGGMGLRFRPSRGVGGRGTQNGYPGRDYGGSYNYGSSGGYNCGGYGGYSGQYGGGYGDQGGGYGGGNGYNDFGSSYGQHTSGYGPMKGLPFQRSPAPYTRGGGGGGYQQRGGYNTY; encoded by the coding sequence ATGAGCGACCAGCTTTGCAAACTTTTCGTCGGTGGACTAAACGTGGACACCGACGACGATGGCCTGCGTAAGCATTTCGAGCAGTACGGGACGCTCACCGACTGCGTCGTCGTCGTGAACAAGGCGCTGCACCGATCCCGCTGCTTCGGTTTCGTTACGTACTCCACACCGGAGGAGGCCGACGCAGCAATGGCGGCTAGGCCTCACACCGTCGACAACAACTCGGTCGAAGTGAAGCGCGCCGTCGCCAGAGAAGACGCCAACAGGCCGGAAGCACTCGCTAAAGTGAAAAAGATATTCGTTGGAGGCCTGAAAGACGACATTGACGAAGAACAGCTGAGCGAATATTTCTTGCAGTATGGCGAAATTGAGAAGGCCGAAGTCATCTCGGAGAAGGACACCGGAAAGAAACGTGGCTTCGGCTTTGTTTACTTCAACGACCACGACGCTGCCGACAAGGCGGTCGTGGTGAAGTTTCACACCATCAATGGACACAAGGTTGAGGTGAAGAAAGCCCTGACCAGACAGGAGATGCAGGCGAGCAGCAGAGGCGGAATGGGCCTGAGGTTTAGGCCCAGCAGGGGCGTCGGTGGAAGGGGCACTCAAAATGGCTACCCCGGCCGGGACTACGGCGGAAGCTACAACTACGGAAGTAGCGGAGGCTACAACTGTGGCGGCTACGGAGGCTACAGCGGGCAGTACGGGGGTGGTTACGGAGACCAGGGCGGTGGCTACGGAGGTGGAAACGGCTACAATGATTTTGGCAGTAGCTACGGCCAGCACACTTCTGGCTACGGGCCCATGAAAGGCCTGCCTTTCCAGAGGAGCCCTGCGCCCTACACCAgaggcggaggcggcggcggctacCAGCAGAGAGGGGGCTACAATACCTACTAA
- the LOC137894622 gene encoding heterogeneous nuclear ribonucleoprotein A0-like isoform X2, translating to MEREHDQLCKLFVGGLNVDTDDDGLRKHFEQYGTLTDCVVVVNKALHRSRCFGFVTYSTPEEADAAMAARPHTVDNNSVEVKRAVAREDANRPEALAKVKKIFVGGLKDDIDEEQLSEYFLQYGEIEKAEVISEKDTGKKRGFGFVYFNDHDAADKAVVVKFHTINGHKVEVKKALTRQEMQASSRGGMGLRFRPSRGVGGRGTQNGYPGRDYGGSYNYGSSGGYNCGGYGGYSGQYGGGYGDQGGGYGGGNGYNDFGSSYGQHTSGYGPMKGLPFQRSPAPYTRGGGGGGYQQRGGYNTY from the exons ATGGAACGTGAGCA CGACCAGCTTTGCAAACTTTTCGTCGGTGGACTAAACGTGGACACCGACGACGATGGCCTGCGTAAGCATTTCGAGCAGTACGGGACGCTCACCGACTGCGTCGTCGTCGTGAACAAGGCGCTGCACCGATCCCGCTGCTTCGGTTTCGTTACGTACTCCACACCGGAGGAGGCCGACGCAGCAATGGCGGCTAGGCCTCACACCGTCGACAACAACTCGGTCGAAGTGAAGCGCGCCGTCGCCAGAGAAGACGCCAACAGGCCGGAAGCACTCGCTAAAGTGAAAAAGATATTCGTTGGAGGCCTGAAAGACGACATTGACGAAGAACAGCTGAGCGAATATTTCTTGCAGTATGGCGAAATTGAGAAGGCCGAAGTCATCTCGGAGAAGGACACCGGAAAGAAACGTGGCTTCGGCTTTGTTTACTTCAACGACCACGACGCTGCCGACAAGGCGGTCGTGGTGAAGTTTCACACCATCAATGGACACAAGGTTGAGGTGAAGAAAGCCCTGACCAGACAGGAGATGCAGGCGAGCAGCAGAGGCGGAATGGGCCTGAGGTTTAGGCCCAGCAGGGGCGTCGGTGGAAGGGGCACTCAAAATGGCTACCCCGGCCGGGACTACGGCGGAAGCTACAACTACGGAAGTAGCGGAGGCTACAACTGTGGCGGCTACGGAGGCTACAGCGGGCAGTACGGGGGTGGTTACGGAGACCAGGGCGGTGGCTACGGAGGTGGAAACGGCTACAATGATTTTGGCAGTAGCTACGGCCAGCACACTTCTGGCTACGGGCCCATGAAAGGCCTGCCTTTCCAGAGGAGCCCTGCGCCCTACACCAgaggcggaggcggcggcggctacCAGCAGAGAGGGGGCTACAATACCTACTAA
- the maea gene encoding E3 ubiquitin-protein transferase MAEA — protein MAVQETASQLSMALKVQEYPTLKVPYETLNKRFRAAQKNIDREASHVTMVVAELEKTLSSFPVVDSVVSLLDGVVEKLSALKRKAAESIQAEDESAKLCKRRIEHLKEHSSDQPASVNLWKKKRMDRMMVEHLLRCGYYNTAVKLARQSGIEDLVNIEMFLTAKEVEESLERQETATCLAWCHDNKSRLRKMKSCLEFSLRIQEFIELIRQNKRMDAVRHARKHFSQAEGGQLDEVRQVMGMLAFPSDTHISPYKDLLDPARWKMLIQQFRYDNYRLHQLGNNSVFTITLQAGLSAIKTPQCYKEDGTSKNPDCPVCSKSLNKLAQPLPMAHCANSRLVCKISGEVMNENNPPMMLPNGYVYGYNSLLSIRQDDKVVCPRTKEVFNFSQAEKVYIM, from the exons ATGGCGGTGCAAGAGACAGCATCTCAACTGTCCATGGCTCTTAAAGTTCAAGAATATCCCACCCTGAAG GTCCCTTATGAGACTCTGAACAAACGGTTCAGGGCAGCTCAGAAGAACATCGACCGAGAAGCGAGTCACGTGACGATGGTGGTTGCGGAGCTGGAGAAGACGCTGAGCAGCTTCCCTGTGGTGGATTCTGTGGTGTCACTGTTGGACGGCGTGGTGGAGAAACTCAGCGCCTtgaagaggaag GCCGCCGAGTCCATCCAAGCAGAGGACGAGAGCGCCAAACTGTGCAAGCGGCGCATCGAGCATTTGAAGGAGCACAGCAGCGACCAGCCGGCGTCGGTCAACCTGTGGAAAAAGAAACGCATGGACCGCATGATGGTGGAGCACCTGCTGCGCTGCGGCTACTACAACACGGCAGTTAAACTCGCTAGGCAGAGCGGTATAGAG GATCTGGTAAACATTGAGATGTTCCTCACAGCtaaggaggtggaggagtcaCTAGAGAGACAGGAGACGGCCACATGCCTCGCCTGGTGCCATGACAACAAGTCTCGCCTTCGCAAGATGAAG AGCTGTCTGGAGTTCAGCCTGAGAATCCAGGAGTTCATCGAGCTCATCAGGCAAAACAAACGCATGGACGCCGTCAG ACATGCAAGGAAGCACTTCAGCCAAGCGGAAGGTGGTCAGCTGGATGAGGTTCGACAGGTGATGGGCATGCTGGCCTTCCCATCAGATACGCACATCTCCCCGTACAAG GATCTTTTGGATCCGGCCCGCTGGAAGATGCTGATCCAGCAGTTCCGATATGACAACTACAGACTGCACCAGCTGGGGAACAACTCTGTTTTCACCATCACTTTACAAGCGGGTCTATCTGCCATCAAGACACC TCAGTGCTACAAGGAAGACGGTACCTCTAAGAACCCGGACTGCCCCGTCTGCAGTAAATCCCTCAACAAATTGGCCCAGCCGCTGCCCATGGCCCACTGCGCCAACTCCAGACTAGTCTGTAAGATCTCCGGGGAGGTGATGAATGAAAACAACCCTCCCATGATGCTTCCTAATGGATATGTCTACGGCTACAAT TCTCTCCTGTCAATCCGCCAAGATGACAAAGTGGTCTGTCCCCGAACCAAAGAAGTCTTCAACTTCTCTCAGGCTGAGAAGGTCTACATCATGTGA
- the LOC137894621 gene encoding C-terminal-binding protein 1 isoform X1: MMIGWHQLQPLTIGPLPGVYPTPPPVWNRAEQRKNREEGGIRPPIMNGPMHPRPLVALLDGRDCTVEMPILKDVATVAFCDAQSTQEIHEKVLNEAVGALMYHTITLMREDLEKFKALRIIVRIGSGYDNIDIKSAGELGIAVCNMPAASVEETADSTLCHILTLYRRTTWLHQALREGTRVQSVEQIREVASGAARIRGETLGLIGLGRVGQAVALRAKVFGFNVIFYDPYLADGVERSLGLQRVTTLQDLLFHSDCVSLHCSLNEHNHHLINDFTVKQMRQGAFLVNTARGGLVDEKALAQALKEGRIRGAALDVHETEPFSFSQGPLKDAPNLICTPHAAWYSEQASLEMREEAAREIRRAITGRIPDSLKNCVNKEFLTQNNHWAGVDPTTVHPELNGAYRYPPGVVSLPVGGLPPPVEGIVPSAVPITHTLPPAITHPPHAPSPGQNTVKPPEGDREQHLNDQL, encoded by the exons ATGATGATTGGTTGGCACCAGCTTCAGCCCCTTACAATTGGGCCGCTCCCGGGCGTCTATCCCACCCCTCCTCCGGTTTGGAACAGAGCGGAGCAACGGAAGAACCGAGAGGAAGGGG GCATCAGGCCACCCATTATGAATGGGCCTATGCACCCCCGCCCCCTGGTGGCGCTGTTGGACGGGCGCGACTGCACCGTCGAGATGCCCATCCTGAAAGACGTAGCGACCGTGGCTTTCTGCGACGCTCAGTCCACACAGGAGATCCACGAGAAG GTGCTGAATGAAGCGGTCGGAGCTCTGATGTATCACACCATCACTCTGATGAGAGAGGATCTGGAGAAGTTCAAAGCCCTGCGCATCATCGTCCGCATCGGCAGCGGCTACGACAACATCGACATCAAATCTGCCGGGGAGCTGG GGATCGCTGTATGTAACATGCCGGCGGCTTCGGTGGAAGAGACGGCCGACTCCACGCTCTGTCACATCCTCACCTTGTACCGGCGCACGACGTGGCTGCACCAG GCTCTGCGGGAGGGGACGCGGGTTCAGAGCGTGGAGCAGATCCGAGAGGTGGCGTCCGGGGCGGCAAGGATCAGGGGGGAGACGCTGGGCCTTATAGGGCTAG GTCGCGTGGGTCAGGCCGTCGCCCTGCGAGCCAAGGTCTTCGGCTTCAACGTGATCTTCTACGACCCTTATTTGGCCGACGGGGTCGAGAGATCTCTGGGTCTACAACGGGTCACCACGCTACAg GACCTGCTCTTCCACTCCGACTGTGTTTCTCTGCACTGCAGCCTCAACGAACACAACCACCACCTGATCAATGACTTCACCGTCAAACAG ATGCGCCAGGGAGCGTTCCTGGTGAACACAGCCAGGGGGGGGTTGGTGGATGAGAAGGCCCTGGCTCAAGCCCTGAAGGAGGGGAGGATACGTGGAGCCGCCCTGGATGTTCACGAGACGGAGCCTTTCAG TTTCAGCCAAGGCCCGCTGAAGGATGCCCCCAATCTGATCTGCACCCCCCATGCTGCCTGGTACAGCGAACAGGCGTCGCTGGAGATGAGAGAGGAGGCGGCGAGGGAGATCCGAAGGGCCATCACAG GTCGTATCCCAGATAGTCTCAAGAACTGCGTGAATAAGGAATTCCTCACCCAGAACAACCACTGGGCAGGAGTTGACCCCACTACCGTTCACCCTGAGCTCAATGGGGCATATAG GTATCCCCCAGGTGTCGTGAGTTTGCCTGTTGGCGGTCTTCCACCACCCGTTGAAGGAATCGTGCCCAGCGCTGTGCCcatcacacacaccctccccccCGCCATCACACACCCTCCCCATGCCCCGTCTCCTGGACAAAATACAGTCAAACCACCAGAGGGCGACAGAGAGCAGCATCTGAACGACCAACTGTAG
- the LOC137894621 gene encoding C-terminal-binding protein 1 isoform X2 has translation MCVLVTKGLGEGRGEARPGNRAGELAMGSSHLLNKGMPLGIRPPIMNGPMHPRPLVALLDGRDCTVEMPILKDVATVAFCDAQSTQEIHEKVLNEAVGALMYHTITLMREDLEKFKALRIIVRIGSGYDNIDIKSAGELGIAVCNMPAASVEETADSTLCHILTLYRRTTWLHQALREGTRVQSVEQIREVASGAARIRGETLGLIGLGRVGQAVALRAKVFGFNVIFYDPYLADGVERSLGLQRVTTLQDLLFHSDCVSLHCSLNEHNHHLINDFTVKQMRQGAFLVNTARGGLVDEKALAQALKEGRIRGAALDVHETEPFSFSQGPLKDAPNLICTPHAAWYSEQASLEMREEAAREIRRAITGRIPDSLKNCVNKEFLTQNNHWAGVDPTTVHPELNGAYRYPPGVVSLPVGGLPPPVEGIVPSAVPITHTLPPAITHPPHAPSPGQNTVKPPEGDREQHLNDQL, from the exons ATGTGTGTGCTTGTCACCAAGGGGCTGGGAGAAGGACGAGGGGAAGC AAGACCGGGGAACCGGGCCGGGGAACTCGCCATGGGAAGCTCGCACCTCCTCAACAAAGGCATGCCTCTGG GCATCAGGCCACCCATTATGAATGGGCCTATGCACCCCCGCCCCCTGGTGGCGCTGTTGGACGGGCGCGACTGCACCGTCGAGATGCCCATCCTGAAAGACGTAGCGACCGTGGCTTTCTGCGACGCTCAGTCCACACAGGAGATCCACGAGAAG GTGCTGAATGAAGCGGTCGGAGCTCTGATGTATCACACCATCACTCTGATGAGAGAGGATCTGGAGAAGTTCAAAGCCCTGCGCATCATCGTCCGCATCGGCAGCGGCTACGACAACATCGACATCAAATCTGCCGGGGAGCTGG GGATCGCTGTATGTAACATGCCGGCGGCTTCGGTGGAAGAGACGGCCGACTCCACGCTCTGTCACATCCTCACCTTGTACCGGCGCACGACGTGGCTGCACCAG GCTCTGCGGGAGGGGACGCGGGTTCAGAGCGTGGAGCAGATCCGAGAGGTGGCGTCCGGGGCGGCAAGGATCAGGGGGGAGACGCTGGGCCTTATAGGGCTAG GTCGCGTGGGTCAGGCCGTCGCCCTGCGAGCCAAGGTCTTCGGCTTCAACGTGATCTTCTACGACCCTTATTTGGCCGACGGGGTCGAGAGATCTCTGGGTCTACAACGGGTCACCACGCTACAg GACCTGCTCTTCCACTCCGACTGTGTTTCTCTGCACTGCAGCCTCAACGAACACAACCACCACCTGATCAATGACTTCACCGTCAAACAG ATGCGCCAGGGAGCGTTCCTGGTGAACACAGCCAGGGGGGGGTTGGTGGATGAGAAGGCCCTGGCTCAAGCCCTGAAGGAGGGGAGGATACGTGGAGCCGCCCTGGATGTTCACGAGACGGAGCCTTTCAG TTTCAGCCAAGGCCCGCTGAAGGATGCCCCCAATCTGATCTGCACCCCCCATGCTGCCTGGTACAGCGAACAGGCGTCGCTGGAGATGAGAGAGGAGGCGGCGAGGGAGATCCGAAGGGCCATCACAG GTCGTATCCCAGATAGTCTCAAGAACTGCGTGAATAAGGAATTCCTCACCCAGAACAACCACTGGGCAGGAGTTGACCCCACTACCGTTCACCCTGAGCTCAATGGGGCATATAG GTATCCCCCAGGTGTCGTGAGTTTGCCTGTTGGCGGTCTTCCACCACCCGTTGAAGGAATCGTGCCCAGCGCTGTGCCcatcacacacaccctccccccCGCCATCACACACCCTCCCCATGCCCCGTCTCCTGGACAAAATACAGTCAAACCACCAGAGGGCGACAGAGAGCAGCATCTGAACGACCAACTGTAG